Proteins from one Malaya genurostris strain Urasoe2022 chromosome 2, Malgen_1.1, whole genome shotgun sequence genomic window:
- the LOC131432842 gene encoding uncharacterized protein LOC131432842, which produces MTNEKGLYYTHYKDGNGIHKYLAATILEPNNARKLYPCMDDHNFRSPFEINIARKVHMNTASGMNLEMSELMERDEFVVDTYNTTGMIRASEIGFIIRLTV; this is translated from the exons ATGACTAACGAAAAAGGTTTATATTATACTCATTACAAAGATGGAAATGGGATTCATAA ATATTTAGCGGCCACCATATTGGAACCTAACAATGCAAGAAAGTTATACCCATGCATGGATGATCATAATTTTCG GTCGCCATTTGAAATTAATATAGCAAGGAAAGTTCATATGAATACTGCATCTGGCATGAATTTAGAAATGTCGGAGCTAAT GGAAAGAGATGAGTTTGTGGTTGATACGTATAATACTACAGGAATGATTCGAGCATCCGAGATAGGCTTCATTATCCGCTTAACAGTTTAA